A region of the Variovorax sp. 54 genome:
CCGGCGGCGGCCAGGCGCGCCTCGACGTCTTCGCGGCGCCCGGTCTTGTAGAAGTCCTGCCAGCTCACGTCCAGGCCGGGCGTGAAGGTGCGCACGTACTGCAGCCCCTTGCGCTCGAAGCCGGCCACCACGTCGGCCGGCAGGCGGCGCAGCATCTCGCGGCAGTCGACGATGGGCGTGGCGCCGCCCACGGGCGACGGCAGCTCGCAGAAGAACCACTGCTTGCGCGGCCAGCGGTCCAGGTGCGCGCTCTCGTTGTGGAACAGGATCATCTGGCGCTCGGGGTACGGCGTGGAGCGGTAGGTCTTCTTGCCGCCCTCCTTCTTCGGCAGGTCGCCGTAGCTGCCATACAGCTCGGGCTCGATGGCCTCGGCAAAGGCCTCGAAGTCCTGCGGGGTCTTCAGGCCGAAGTCGCGGAACAGGATGCCGCCGTGCTTGGCTACCAGCATCTCGATGTAGTCGGCCTGGCCCTTGGCCCAGGCGACGGTGTCGAGCTCGGGGCTGGTGGCCTGCAGCACGATGGGAAATTCGGCCCCGGGCTTCAGGAACGAAGTCTGCACGGCGGGCCGCGCGGCGGCGCGCACGGGGGCGCGGCCGGCGCCCAGGGCATCGAGCTTTCCAAGTTTGCCGAGCTTGTCCAGTTTCGAGGCCGGGCGGACGTTGGGAGCGTTTGTCATGGCGATGGATTCCTGCGAGGGCATGGGGGCCAGCGCGTCGACGGGCTGGCCGGGTGTGGCGACGATCCGCTCCAGCAGCGCGTGCCACGAAGCGGTGAAGGTTTCGACGGTCTCCCGCCGGTAGAGGTCGGTGGCGAACACCCACTCGGCGGTGAGCGCGCCGCCCTGTTCGCTGGCGAACACCGCCAGGTCGAACTTGGATTCGTTCATCTGCTGGGGCAGCACCTCGACCTCGGCGCCTTCGATGGCGAACCGGATCTCGGGTGTGTTCTGGAGCACGAAGAGCACCTGCACCAGCGGGTTGCGGTCGCGTGCGCGCGGCACGCCCGACAGCTCGACGATGCGGTCGAAGGGCACGTCCTGGTGGTCCATCGCGGCCAGGGTGTCGGCCTTGGTGGCAGCCAGCCAGTGCGGGAAATTGCTCCCGCCCTTCGCGCGGCGCGAGCGCAGCGGCACCACGTTGACGAAGAAGCCGAGCAGCCCTTCGAGGTCCGGATGACCGCGGCCCGCGACGTCGGTGCCGATGACGATGTCGTCCGCGCCCGAAGCCTGGTGGAAGAACAGGAAGAACGACGACAGCAACAGCGTGAACAGCGAGGTGTCCGACGCGCGCGCGAGCGCGGCCAGCGACTGCGACAGCGCGGGCGACAGCGTGAGCCGCACCGAATCGCCGGCGTGCGTGGGCACAGCCGGGCGCTGGTGGTCGGGCTGGATGCCCGAGGTCTGCGGTGCGCCCGCCAGCCGCTCGCGCCAGAACGCGGCCTTCGGCGCGAAGCCATCGGAGGCCAGCGCGCGCGCATACCAGGCGGCGTAGTCGGCGTACTGCACGGGCAGCGGTGCCAGTTCCAGCGGCTGGCTGCGCAGCGCGCGTTCGTAGAACGCAGCCAGCTCGCGTGCGAACACGGCGATCGACCAGCCGTCGAACACGATGTGGTGCACCACGAGCACCAGCACATGCTCGCGCGCGGCCATGCGCACGACGGTGGCCTTGATGAGCGGGCCCTCTGCCAGCGCGAGCGGTGCGCGCACCAGCTCGTCGAACAGGGGGCCGTAGCGCGCGCCGTCGTCGAGTGCGATCAAGGGAATGTCGAGCGGCGCACCGAGGCGCACGACGGCCATGGGCTCGCCGTCGTCGTCTTCGGTGAACACGGTGCGCAGCACCTCATGGCGCGCCACGATGGCGTCGATGGCGGCGCGCAGCGCGCCGATGTCGAGTTCACCGTGCAGCGCGAGGCCGGCTGACATGTTGTAGGCCGCACGGCCGCTGCGGTTGGCAGCGTCGGTGAGGCGGTCGACCAGCCAGAGGCGGCGCTGCATCGGCGACAGCGACAGCGCACCGCCGCGCGCGACGGGCGTGATCTCCATCGCGCTGCGCTGCGGCGCGGTGATGGTGGTCGAGCCAATGCCGAGCCGCGCGGCCAGGCCGGCGATCGTCGGCGCCTTGAAGAACTCGCTGGGGTGCAGCTCGGTCGCGTAGAGCTTGCGCACGCGCGACAGCAGCTGGATGGCCACGAGCGAATCGCCGCCGAGCTCGAACAGGTTGTCGTCCACACCGATGGGCGCGATGCCCAGGCGCTCGGTCCACAGCGCGGCGAGTGCGGTCTCGACTTCGCCTTGCGGCGCGACGAACGGGGTCTGCAGCGCGGGCCGGGGATGGGTCGAGCCTGCGGCGGCGGCCGGCGCCTCGTCGCCGAGCAGGTCGAGCATGCCGTTGTCGAGCGGGCCCAGGCGCGTGGCCAGGTCGGTGGTCGAGATGACGGTCTGCGCCCGCACCGGGCCGTTGACGATGCGCTCGAAGACGCGCGCGCCTTCGGGGCCGTCCATGCCGATGTCGTCGGGCACGTCCATGTGCGCGGCCATGCCCAGGCCGCGCCAGGCGTCCCAGTTGACCGAGAACACCGGGAACGCGCCGAGCCGTTCGTGCGCGACAGCCACGGCGTCGAGGTAGGCGTTGGCGGCGGCGTAGTCGCTCATGCCCAGGCCACCGGCCACGCTGGAGATGGACGAGCACAGCAGCACGAAGTCCAGCGGCTGACCGCGCAGCGCATCGAACAGCACGCGGGTGCCGCGCACCTTGGTCGCGAACACGGTGTCGACCTGCGCGCGGGTGCGCCCGGCCATCATGCCGCCGCCTGCATCGCCGGCCGCATGCACGACGCCGTGCAGCGGGCCGAACCGGGCATGGGCCTGTGCGAGGGCGGCGCGCATCTCGTCGCCGTCGGACACGTCGGCCGACACGGTGAGCACCTGCGCGCCGAGCGCTTCGAGTTCGAGCAGTTGCTGCAGCCGCAGCTTCAGAGCGGCGGGTGTGCTGTTCGTCGCCATCAGCACGGACCACTCGGTGCGCGCGGGCAGCGCCGTGCGGCCCAGCAGCACCAGCCGCGCCTGCCACTGCACGGCGAGGTGCTTCGCCAGCGCAAGGCCGACACCGCCGAGGCCGCCGGTGACTAGGTAGACGCCCTCGCGGCGCAGGCGCGGTTGCGCGGCGGCGGTCAGCGTCGCGGGCGCGTAGGTCTTGATCCAGCGGTGCGCGCCACGGCAGGCCACCAGCGGTTCGCCGGGCTCGGCCCGCAGCGCCGCGGCCTCGGCCACGATCTGCGCGACCAGCCGGCCCTCGGCATCGCTTTCGGGCGCCGGCAGCACCACGTCGATCACGCGGCAATGCACGCGCGGGTATTCCTGGCCGATCACCTTGCCGATGCCGCGCAGTGTGGCCTTCTCGGGGCACAGCGGTTCGGTGCCGGTGACGTCTTCGAGCTGGTTGGCGACGACGGCCAGCGGCAGCATGCGGTCGCCGGCTGCTAGCGATTGCACCAGCGCGAGCACGCTGAAGAAGCTGCGTTCGAGCAGCTCGGCCTGCGGCTGCTGTGCGGGCAGCGCCTCGTCGAGGCTCCAGAGGTGGTAGATGCCGGCGATGGCGCCGAAGTCGGCGGCGATCTCCGTCTGCAGGCGGGCGTGGTCGTCGCATGCGCCGGGGCGCAGCGTCCAGTGGCCGTGGCCGGTGCGTGCGAAGGCGCTGCCACGCTCGGCCAGCACCACCGTGCGGCCCTGCGCGCGCAGCTGCCGCACGAGGTGGCCCGTGAGGCTGCGGCTGTCGCCGAGCACGAGCAGGCAACCTTCTGTCGATGCCTGCGGCGTGAGCGCCAGCGGCTCCGTGCGCTGCCACGAGGGCACATAGAACGCGTCGCCGGCCGGACGTTGTGCCGCCTTCGCGACGCTGGACGCTTCGACCCAGTAGCGGCGGCGCTGAAACGGATACGCCGGCAACGGCACGCGCCGACGCGCGGCGCCCGCGCGGCAGGCGGTCCAGTCGATGTCCACGCCCGCGACCCACAGCTGGGCCAGCGTCTGCGCGATCTGCTGCGCATTGCGCGCCTGCTGCTGCGGGTGCGCCTGGCTGGCAAACACGCCGGCGGCGGTGTCGGCCAGCGGATGCTGGCGCGCCAGGCCCGCCAGCGTTTCGCCGGGGCCGACTTCGAGCAGCACGCGGCCCGGCACCTGCAGCAAGGTGCGCACGCCGTCGACGAACTGGACGGTGCCGCGCAGGTGCCGCGCCCAGTAGGCGGGGCTCATGGCCTCCTCGGCGGTGATGAGCTGGCCCGTGACGTTGGAAACGAAAGGAATCGTCGGCGGGCGGCGCGGCACCGACGCGATGAGCGCTTCGAGCGGCGCGAGCAGCGGCTCGGTCATCGCCGAGTGCGAGGCGATCGACACATGCAGCCGGCGGGGCAGGTGGCCCGCCGCGCGCAACCGCGCCTCGGCGGCCTCGATTGCTTCGCGCGGGCCCGAGATCACGCACAGCTGCTCCGCATTGGCGGCGGCCAGGTCGCAGCCCGGCGCCAGGAACGGTGCGAGCGCGGCCTGCGACAGCGGCACGGCGGTCATCGCGCC
Encoded here:
- a CDS encoding type I polyketide synthase; this translates as MHAQDDTPLFPETAGPTGLEIAIVGMAGRFPGAPDVDAFWRNIRDGVESVTAFSDDELRARGVPERALADPDYVKAGVLFDGYDRFDAGFFGYSPREAEHLDPQQRIFLECAWEAMDHAGWPTGKKGGAPVGVYAGDGPNLYLMKHLLPAFGIDASTGIADMLGLMSGNSAGSLCTRVAYKLDLRGPAVSVQTECSTSLVAVHMACQGLLSHDCDMALAGGVWLNLLQEGGYRYQNGAILSPDGHCRAFDAKAAGTVIGSGAGIVVLRRLADALRDGDTIHAVIKGTAANNDGADKIGFTAPSVQGQAGAIRAAQLMADVPAHTVSYVEAHGTGTTLGDPIELAALTQAFRADGGDGGRCGYCAIGSVKTNIGHLDAAAGVAGLIKATLALRHRTLPPSLHFEQPNPQIDFASSPFRVNTEALPWPEGDTPRRAGVSSFGIGGTNVHVVLEEAPTVVIATEAAGWQVLPLSTRSASATRHAAQQLAEHLRAHPALPLADIAHTLQAGRRAFEHRSAVVADHVEGAVQMLSAGEGLAQRAAPAQAPEVVFLFPGGGTQHAQMGRALYEDDAAFRDDIDRCCALLEPELGFDLRTVLFPALGGEAEADAKLFDIALAQPALFAVEYAMAQWWMRRGVRPAVMMGHSLGEYVAACLAGVFRLEDALRVAALRGRLLQSMPPGAMTAVPLSQAALAPFLAPGCDLAAANAEQLCVISGPREAIEAAEARLRAAGHLPRRLHVSIASHSAMTEPLLAPLEALIASVPRRPPTIPFVSNVTGQLITAEEAMSPAYWARHLRGTVQFVDGVRTLLQVPGRVLLEVGPGETLAGLARQHPLADTAAGVFASQAHPQQQARNAQQIAQTLAQLWVAGVDIDWTACRAGAARRRVPLPAYPFQRRRYWVEASSVAKAAQRPAGDAFYVPSWQRTEPLALTPQASTEGCLLVLGDSRSLTGHLVRQLRAQGRTVVLAERGSAFARTGHGHWTLRPGACDDHARLQTEIAADFGAIAGIYHLWSLDEALPAQQPQAELLERSFFSVLALVQSLAAGDRMLPLAVVANQLEDVTGTEPLCPEKATLRGIGKVIGQEYPRVHCRVIDVVLPAPESDAEGRLVAQIVAEAAALRAEPGEPLVACRGAHRWIKTYAPATLTAAAQPRLRREGVYLVTGGLGGVGLALAKHLAVQWQARLVLLGRTALPARTEWSVLMATNSTPAALKLRLQQLLELEALGAQVLTVSADVSDGDEMRAALAQAHARFGPLHGVVHAAGDAGGGMMAGRTRAQVDTVFATKVRGTRVLFDALRGQPLDFVLLCSSISSVAGGLGMSDYAAANAYLDAVAVAHERLGAFPVFSVNWDAWRGLGMAAHMDVPDDIGMDGPEGARVFERIVNGPVRAQTVISTTDLATRLGPLDNGMLDLLGDEAPAAAAGSTHPRPALQTPFVAPQGEVETALAALWTERLGIAPIGVDDNLFELGGDSLVAIQLLSRVRKLYATELHPSEFFKAPTIAGLAARLGIGSTTITAPQRSAMEITPVARGGALSLSPMQRRLWLVDRLTDAANRSGRAAYNMSAGLALHGELDIGALRAAIDAIVARHEVLRTVFTEDDDGEPMAVVRLGAPLDIPLIALDDGARYGPLFDELVRAPLALAEGPLIKATVVRMAAREHVLVLVVHHIVFDGWSIAVFARELAAFYERALRSQPLELAPLPVQYADYAAWYARALASDGFAPKAAFWRERLAGAPQTSGIQPDHQRPAVPTHAGDSVRLTLSPALSQSLAALARASDTSLFTLLLSSFFLFFHQASGADDIVIGTDVAGRGHPDLEGLLGFFVNVVPLRSRRAKGGSNFPHWLAATKADTLAAMDHQDVPFDRIVELSGVPRARDRNPLVQVLFVLQNTPEIRFAIEGAEVEVLPQQMNESKFDLAVFASEQGGALTAEWVFATDLYRRETVETFTASWHALLERIVATPGQPVDALAPMPSQESIAMTNAPNVRPASKLDKLGKLGKLDALGAGRAPVRAAARPAVQTSFLKPGAEFPIVLQATSPELDTVAWAKGQADYIEMLVAKHGGILFRDFGLKTPQDFEAFAEAIEPELYGSYGDLPKKEGGKKTYRSTPYPERQMILFHNESAHLDRWPRKQWFFCELPSPVGGATPIVDCREMLRRLPADVVAGFERKGLQYVRTFTPGLDVSWQDFYKTGRREDVEARLAAAGIEWRWFDGDTLQTRTRCPAVIRHPLTGERVFFNQVQLHHVACLEAQVREDLLAMSGVERLPRHVTYGDGSPIADETMAIVGEAYEACAVRFDWRQGDVVMLDNMLAAHARDPFEGTRKIVVAMGAMFDRAALDDGARGTESRLADEQGA